From Paenibacillus thermoaerophilus:
GATTTCGACAGGGGCCCATTGGCGCTGCGGAGCCTCCAAGTTCACACTTTTTGTTGAACCCGCGATCTCTTTACCCTGTGCGTCGAAATACCGCACGTTCATGGATGAGCGGCTGCTGCTGAATGGCTTGCCCGTCGCCGGATTGATCGCCGGTGCGCCCAGGAACATCTGCGCGTTCATCACGTATTCGCGGTTCGGCAACACCGGGATGAGTTCCGATTCCAAGCCGACCGTCGCCGATGTGCTGGCATCCGTAATCTTCAGGCTGTAATCGCCGGAATGCTTCTGTTCGGAAGACCGGACGATCGATGCGTACACATTGTCCACCAGAGTGAAATCCGGAGTCGGTTTGTACAAGGACCAACCCAGCGTCGTTCCGTCCGGCCCGACCGGTTCTTCGAAGCTGCCGTTTTTCACCGTCAGGTACGATTTGACAGGCTGCGGCTCCGTAATCGTCAGCGCAACCGGAGCGGAGACGGCGTCGCCGTACCTCGCCTCGATCGTAAGCGTCCCTGCTCCCAGAGCGGTGATCCTGCCGCCTTCGATCGACACCAGCGACGGCTGGGACGGCACGATCGACGCTTGCGCGGTCACATCTTCGTACTTGCCATTCAGCCACGCGTAGACGCTGAACGTCGTAGCCTCCCCGACTTCGATCGCACCGGGCCCCGACAGCGAGATCGACAGCGCGGGCGGCGGTTCCGGCGTATAGCGGAACAGCCGCGTGCCTTTCCCGACAAAGATGCGGTTATCCCGGTCGAGCGTGAACAAGGACACGCCGTCCGCAATTTTCCGCCACTCTAGCGTAACCGGATCGATGACCGTCAGCTTTTCCCCAAGATCCGAATACAGCAGGCCGTCGCTCCCCCATCGCTGGTGAACGGGACGCCATCTGCCGTAGTTCGTCACCTCCGGGTATATATTGCGCGACTTCACGACCTCGCGCGTCTTCGGATCGAACGCGAACACGCCGCCGTTCAAGGCCGCCCAGATCAAACCGTCCGGGCCCAGCGTCAAACCGCTGATCATGCCCCGGGAGCCGCTGAAGCCCGGCAGCTCGGGCGTCCATTCGTACAGCTTCTTGCGGCCGACCGGGTCCCAGACGAACAGCTTCGCCGTCGTCTCGACCGGCTCCATGCCGAGACCGCCGTGAATCGAAGTCGATCCGTAGATCAGCCCGTCTTTATACAGGAGTCCGACGATGCTTTGATTTTGCACGACGTTCCGGTGCACCTCCAGCACCGGCGAACCGGTCTCCACAGACGCCTTCGGATCGTAGATCGACAGCGCGCCGCCATGCTCGGACGTTTTCGGAATCGTACCCAGCAGCAGCTTGCCGTCCCCCTCCGTCACCACGAACGGCCGGTCCTGCATCGCTTGTTCGGGAAGCGAGAACAGATGGACCGGTCCTGTCTCGACGGGCAACGGCGTTTTCATATCCCAGGCGTATATCTCGGCCTTCGGATACAGCCCGAAGTACATCGTATCCCCGACGAAACCGAGACCTTCCGCCTGCGCGAGCGGGAAATTCGCGAATGTCCCCGTCACCGGGTCGTATTGGGCGCCCAGCGTGCCGAGATAGCTGCTCATATAGAGCTTGCCGTCGGGCCCTGCCTCCAGCGCCTGAATGTTGTTCGGCAGACCGTTGACCAGCTTGGGCAAGGCGCGGCTTCGGCCGTTGGCTGGATCGTACAGCACAACCTTGCCGTCGAAGGAAATGCTGACCAACGCCTTCTCGGCGAAATCGGTCTGGTTTTTCACCGTCAACCAAGCGCTGCTGCGGATATTGGCGTCGAAATCCATGACCGGACGCTCTTCCAGCGTCTCCACATCGATCTCCCACAGCTTCTTGTCTTTTTTGCTCGTATAAACTTTACCGTTGTAAGCCGGCGTCACCGCCTGCAATCCCCTCAGATTCGAGATCGCTTTGTCCATCCAACGCTCTTGATCCATGTCGTACACATGCAGCGTGCTGGACCCGTTGAAAAACGCGAACAGTTTATTGCCGACCACTGTCAGGCCGTAGACGAAGCCCAATTTGTCGTAGTGCCCGCCGTAGATCGGATCGTCCTTCGGCCCAGGCATTTGCAGTTGCGTCGATGTCTTCGCGACGGGATCGATCTTCCAGACCCGGCCGTTGGTGGACCCGGTGCCCGCATAGACGTAGCCGTTATAATAGGCGATCGAGCGGATGTAGTTTTCCGCGATACCGTCGTCACCCGGCGCCTGGCCGTTGTCCACGCGGTCGCCCAGCAGATCCGTGATCGCATGGGTCGCCGCATCGACGCGAAAGACGCGTCCTCCGACGGAAGCGGAGTAGATGCCGCCGTAGACGTTGCCGGCTTCGTCCGTCGTCAGGGCCCAGATTGACTCGGTGCCGGGGATCGGCGTTCCGAGTTTCGTTACGGTCCGGGTTGCGGGCGAATAGACGAACAAATTTTTCGAGCCGCCGATAAATACGCGCCCATCGGGAGTCACGACGTGAGTCCATACCTGCGATGTGCCCTCCAGCGGGTACGAGCCCAGCAGTTTCTGGTTGTCGATATCGACGACGTTAAACGTGGCGGGCTCTCCCGACGAAGCGCTGCCGGAGACGGTCGTATAAACCACGTTGGCGCCGTTCTCCATGCCATAGGCGGCATCGATCGTCTGCGTCGTCTGGATCGGCGAGCCCAGATCGGCGGGTTCGCCGAAATACGGCAGCGGCACGGACGCCGCGGCATTCGCGACGGGCCCCGGAGCCGGCGCCAGCAGCCCTCCCCCCAACAAGGCCGCCGACAGCAGCGCCGAAAGCCATTTTCGCAGCGGGCGATTGCGAACCATAAGGTGTTCCCCTTTCAAGATTTTCTTGGAACCGTTTTCTCAAGATGAAGAAAGCGCATTCATTTTTCGGATTATATCATGCCGGATTCATCCCGTATTTGTCCCAAGTTTCGCTGGTGGTTGTCGGGAGTGGCGGACGCAAAATAGAAACCGCCCCGGGCGGCGTCATCCTCACACCTGGGGCGGTTGAAACGGATAAAGCTTTACGAATCGCCGGTGGAACCACGCATCAGCAGCTTCACGGGAATATCGACTCTCGAACGGCCTCCCGAGCGCTCCAGCACCCATTCGTCCGGTTTGTCGTCGATCGCCGAGATGAGCCAGCGGACGGTCAGCTCCGCCTGGTCTTTGTACGGAATATCCATGCTTGTGATCGTCGGGTGGCTGTACCGGGTCATATAGTGGTTGTTCATGCCGACCACCATCATCTGCTCCGGGACGCGCAGGCCGCTGGCGATGCCCGCGTACATCATCGCAAACGCAAGCAAATCGTCGAAGCAGATAATGCCGAACGGACGGCTGTCCCCGGCCAGTTGCAAAAGCCGGCCGACCGTGACGCGAAAATCGCTGGCGTCAGCTCGGACGTACGCGTGCGTCACGGGCCCGGGCAATCCGGCGATACCCTGCAGAAATCCTTCGTACCGGGGCGGATCGCTGGTGTTGGGCTTGTGTTGGCCGACATAAAAAATGCTCCGGCAGCCGCGCTCGTACAAACGGTGCACTGCCTCCTCGACGCCCGACTTGAAGTCGAGATTGACAGTCCCGACCGCGATATCCTCGGGCCAGCTCCAGGCGTTAAACAGCACCATCGGCGTGCCGTCCCGCACGATCTCCCTCGTCGCCTCGGGCGACATCGCCAGACCGTGACAGATAAGCCCGTCTACCCGGCGCTGCAGCAGTCGGTCCAGATGCCTACGCTCCAGTTCGGGGTCGTTCGAGCCGGAGAATACGGACAAGTGATACCCGCGTTCGTGCGCTTCCCGTTCGCAAGCTTCCGCAAATCCGCCGAAATAGCCGCCGAAGGACGGCAGCAGCAGTCCCAGCTCATTCGTGCGCTGGCGGCTCAAGGATGCGGCCATCGCGTTGCGGCGGTAGCCGAGCCGGTCGGCGGCCGCTTCCACCCGGCGGATAATATCCTCCGACAGCGGCACGTTGCGCCGGTTCAGCACATTGGATACGGTTGCCGTCGAGACGCCCGCTTCGCGCGCAACGTCTACGATCGTAATCGACTTCGGTTTTGACATATCGGCAAATCTCCGTAAGTTGTTTAAACGTTTAAATATCAGGATTCTGTAAATTTTACTCCGATTCCCCGAGGCTGTCAAGGGAAGCGCCGGCGAAACGCTTCCCTCCGCTTGCGGCTATCGCTCGGGGAGGCCGTAGGCCAGCTCCGGCATCCACTGCGTCATGTGCTTGCGGTACTCCTCGTATTTGGCCGCGGCCGAAATCCCGCCTTCGAGCTTCGTCTCCTTCGTGAACGGCACGATCCGAAAGTTTTTCCACGCGGAAAACTCGATATAGGTCGGCACGAACCTCGGCTTCTCGACCGTGACGGTCAAACGCCCGTCGGGCCCCAAGCGCCGGACCAGCTCGAGACTCAGAATGCCGCCGAGGCGGCGCTCGAACTT
This genomic window contains:
- a CDS encoding LacI family DNA-binding transcriptional regulator translates to MSKPKSITIVDVAREAGVSTATVSNVLNRRNVPLSEDIIRRVEAAADRLGYRRNAMAASLSRQRTNELGLLLPSFGGYFGGFAEACEREAHERGYHLSVFSGSNDPELERRHLDRLLQRRVDGLICHGLAMSPEATREIVRDGTPMVLFNAWSWPEDIAVGTVNLDFKSGVEEAVHRLYERGCRSIFYVGQHKPNTSDPPRYEGFLQGIAGLPGPVTHAYVRADASDFRVTVGRLLQLAGDSRPFGIICFDDLLAFAMMYAGIASGLRVPEQMMVVGMNNHYMTRYSHPTITSMDIPYKDQAELTVRWLISAIDDKPDEWVLERSGGRSRVDIPVKLLMRGSTGDS
- a CDS encoding S-layer homology domain-containing protein → MVRNRPLRKWLSALLSAALLGGGLLAPAPGPVANAAASVPLPYFGEPADLGSPIQTTQTIDAAYGMENGANVVYTTVSGSASSGEPATFNVVDIDNQKLLGSYPLEGTSQVWTHVVTPDGRVFIGGSKNLFVYSPATRTVTKLGTPIPGTESIWALTTDEAGNVYGGIYSASVGGRVFRVDAATHAITDLLGDRVDNGQAPGDDGIAENYIRSIAYYNGYVYAGTGSTNGRVWKIDPVAKTSTQLQMPGPKDDPIYGGHYDKLGFVYGLTVVGNKLFAFFNGSSTLHVYDMDQERWMDKAISNLRGLQAVTPAYNGKVYTSKKDKKLWEIDVETLEERPVMDFDANIRSSAWLTVKNQTDFAEKALVSISFDGKVVLYDPANGRSRALPKLVNGLPNNIQALEAGPDGKLYMSSYLGTLGAQYDPVTGTFANFPLAQAEGLGFVGDTMYFGLYPKAEIYAWDMKTPLPVETGPVHLFSLPEQAMQDRPFVVTEGDGKLLLGTIPKTSEHGGALSIYDPKASVETGSPVLEVHRNVVQNQSIVGLLYKDGLIYGSTSIHGGLGMEPVETTAKLFVWDPVGRKKLYEWTPELPGFSGSRGMISGLTLGPDGLIWAALNGGVFAFDPKTREVVKSRNIYPEVTNYGRWRPVHQRWGSDGLLYSDLGEKLTVIDPVTLEWRKIADGVSLFTLDRDNRIFVGKGTRLFRYTPEPPPALSISLSGPGAIEVGEATTFSVYAWLNGKYEDVTAQASIVPSQPSLVSIEGGRITALGAGTLTIEARYGDAVSAPVALTITEPQPVKSYLTVKNGSFEEPVGPDGTTLGWSLYKPTPDFTLVDNVYASIVRSSEQKHSGDYSLKITDASTSATVGLESELIPVLPNREYVMNAQMFLGAPAINPATGKPFSSSRSSMNVRYFDAQGKEIAGSTKSVNLEAPQRQWAPVEIATKAPANAAYLRITALCSYAWVTTAYYDSVTLHTLAYPHELPNVTYEGPASLDVPEGGTVEWQVKAAAGAEIRIMAGGEAVAVATGAGDQPVTVSIPAPSAGSYAYSMSATIPGIGTSESVPGPTVTVHPYSGIAAARPVVEMRVGETYEAVTEAVYGPVKIDVTPYAALQAETDGIVRIAGSTLYAQAAGSTVVRASYGSEQTSFTVIVRDNASSPTPTPTPTPTPTPTPTPTPDPTPASSPTPAPASTPEASPPPTPASQRVDLDEEQLAPRNGSTRVELPEGVSEVTLPLHAPELLSDGVLKIAASDGVTVGLSADLLREVLTQWGDAADKNGRIVLTVKPVEPAAAQRRFDESAHSEGADLLPAGPLVNISLALELRAGGRIEASRFDKPLRLEFPIPAGNRSRTLGIYYVAADGSLEYVGGTREGGVIYAELSHLSEYALIDYRKPYSDLAPEHWAYEAVQVLSARQIVNGAAPSRFEPEAGLTRAQFAAMLVRALGIRPSPDGATSAYADVDAGAWYADAVAAATQAGIVDGVADGRFAPDAAVTREQMAAMLIRAAGVAGLLAPEAEAVPFDYADADDISGWAAEAVRLASTMGWMEGKEGGRFDPLSGATRAESAQLLFNALAD